From a region of the Roseivirga sp. 4D4 genome:
- a CDS encoding nuclear transport factor 2 family protein, whose product MEQKFPLPPFTQETAKQKIQAAEDGWNSKDPIKVSMAYTEDTEWRNRDQFVNGRKEVQEFLADKWNKELDYKLKKSYWAHTDNRIAVRFEYEYHNAEGQWFRAYGNENWEFDENGLMAKRYASINDLAINESDRRL is encoded by the coding sequence ATGGAACAGAAATTCCCTCTACCTCCTTTCACCCAAGAAACTGCCAAACAAAAAATTCAAGCTGCAGAAGATGGCTGGAACTCGAAAGACCCGATAAAAGTATCAATGGCCTATACCGAAGACACGGAATGGCGAAATAGAGATCAGTTTGTCAACGGTAGAAAAGAAGTGCAAGAGTTCCTTGCCGACAAGTGGAACAAAGAACTCGATTACAAGCTAAAGAAGTCTTATTGGGCGCACACGGATAACCGAATAGCCGTTCGTTTCGAATATGAATACCACAATGCCGAGGGCCAATGGTTCAGAGCCTATGGTAATGAAAACTGGGAGTTTGACGAGAATGGTTTAATGGCCAAGCGATACGCAAGTATCAACGACTTAGCCATCAATGAATCTGATAGAAGGCTATAA
- a CDS encoding citrate synthase produces MSNTAEIKVGGQAYELPVVTGSEQEQAIDISKLRGQSGIITIDPGFKNTGSTTSAITFLDGEKGILRYRGYSIEDLAEKSNFLEVSYLLIYGHLPSNEEYNDFVESITKHTLVHEDIKKILEGFPSTAHPMGVLSSLVCAQTAFYPESLDPNRSADEVDMSIIRLIAKMPTFAAWSYKNQIGQPVNYPDNKQNYASNFLKMMFANPAEQYEVDPVVANALDKLLILHADHEQNCSTATVRVVGSSHASMYASISAGINALWGPLHGGANQAVIEMLENIKKDGGDTKKWMAKAKDKDDPFRLMGFGHRVYKNFDPRAKIIKKAADDVLSKLGVKDPVLDIAKGLEEEALNDPYFVDRKLYPNVDFYSGIIYRALGIPTDMFTVMFAMGRLPGWIAQWKEMRENKEPIGRPRQVYTGANERPYVSMSDR; encoded by the coding sequence ATGTCGAACACTGCAGAAATCAAAGTTGGCGGACAGGCATACGAACTTCCAGTTGTCACAGGCTCAGAACAAGAGCAGGCAATTGATATTTCTAAGCTAAGAGGCCAAAGCGGTATCATCACCATCGATCCGGGTTTTAAAAATACCGGTTCAACTACAAGTGCTATCACCTTCCTAGACGGTGAAAAAGGTATATTGAGGTATAGAGGCTATTCGATTGAAGACCTGGCTGAGAAGTCAAACTTCCTTGAAGTCTCTTATTTATTGATCTACGGTCATTTGCCTTCGAATGAAGAGTACAATGATTTTGTGGAAAGTATTACCAAGCATACTTTGGTACATGAAGATATCAAGAAGATATTAGAAGGCTTCCCTTCTACTGCCCATCCAATGGGCGTGCTTTCTTCTTTGGTTTGTGCGCAGACAGCATTCTATCCTGAGTCACTTGATCCCAATAGATCAGCAGACGAGGTTGACATGAGTATCATTCGCTTGATCGCTAAAATGCCAACTTTTGCAGCTTGGTCTTACAAAAACCAAATTGGACAGCCTGTTAACTACCCTGACAACAAGCAAAACTATGCTTCAAACTTCTTGAAGATGATGTTTGCTAACCCCGCAGAGCAGTACGAGGTTGACCCAGTAGTGGCTAATGCGCTTGACAAGTTGTTAATTTTGCATGCTGATCATGAGCAAAACTGCTCTACAGCAACAGTAAGAGTTGTAGGCTCATCTCATGCAAGTATGTACGCCTCTATTTCTGCTGGAATCAACGCACTTTGGGGGCCACTTCACGGTGGAGCCAACCAAGCTGTGATTGAGATGTTAGAAAACATCAAGAAGGACGGTGGAGATACTAAAAAGTGGATGGCTAAGGCCAAAGACAAGGATGATCCTTTCCGTTTGATGGGCTTTGGACACAGGGTTTATAAAAACTTTGATCCTAGGGCGAAAATCATCAAGAAAGCTGCTGACGATGTATTGTCTAAACTAGGCGTTAAAGATCCAGTATTGGATATTGCGAAAGGTTTGGAGGAAGAAGCATTGAACGATCCGTACTTCGTAGATAGAAAGCTTTATCCTAATGTCGATTTCTATTCAGGAATCATTTATAGAGCACTAGGAATTCCTACTGATATGTTCACCGTGATGTTTGCCATGGGTAGACTTCCAGGGTGGATCGCTCAGTGGAAAGAAATGAGAGAAAACAAGGAACCTATCGGACGCCCAAGACAAGTTTATACTGGTGCGAACGAAAGACCTTATGTCAGCATGTCTGACAGATAA
- a CDS encoding prohibitin family protein, with product MDNRKLLPIVVITVIALIVVIGLSSSIFYTIQSNERAVIFKKFSGGLDKEDIKQPGFHLKAPWNDLYVYDVSENQAEETMDVLEKNGLSIQVDISVRFHPMYDKIGEIHETFTRDYVNRLVIPEVRSTVRQVMGRFTAEEIYSTKRSEVEQAIISETGEVLGNENNNIQMKALLIRSINLPEKIKTAIENKLQQEQEALAYRFRLDREKSEAERKRIAAEGESNANKIINNSLTPALLKMRGIEATLKLAESTNSKVVVIGQGKDGLPLILGNN from the coding sequence ATGGACAATAGAAAATTATTACCCATCGTAGTGATTACGGTAATTGCGCTGATCGTTGTGATCGGCTTGTCATCGAGTATCTTTTATACGATTCAATCTAACGAACGTGCAGTAATCTTTAAGAAGTTTTCCGGTGGACTAGACAAAGAGGACATCAAGCAACCTGGTTTCCACTTGAAAGCACCTTGGAATGATCTTTATGTCTATGATGTATCAGAAAATCAAGCTGAAGAAACAATGGACGTGCTAGAGAAAAACGGTCTTTCGATCCAAGTTGATATTTCAGTTCGTTTCCACCCTATGTATGACAAGATCGGTGAAATTCACGAAACATTTACGAGAGATTATGTAAACAGATTAGTCATCCCCGAAGTAAGATCTACAGTGAGACAGGTAATGGGACGATTTACCGCTGAGGAAATCTATTCCACAAAACGCTCTGAAGTAGAACAAGCCATCATCTCCGAGACAGGAGAAGTACTAGGTAACGAAAACAACAACATCCAGATGAAGGCACTTTTAATCAGGTCAATCAACTTACCTGAGAAAATCAAGACGGCTATTGAGAACAAGCTTCAACAAGAGCAAGAAGCGCTAGCTTATAGATTTCGCTTAGATAGAGAAAAGAGTGAGGCGGAAAGAAAGCGTATTGCCGCAGAAGGAGAGTCTAATGCCAACAAAATCATTAACAACAGTTTAACTCCTGCACTACTTAAAATGAGAGGTATTGAGGCTACTTTGAAACTGGCGGAATCCACAAATTCAAAGGTCGTAGTGATCGGTCAGGGTAAAGACGGATTGCCTCTAATTTTGGGCAATAATTAA
- a CDS encoding Gfo/Idh/MocA family protein, producing MLKIGVLGAGHLGKIHIKCIKDIPEYELVGFYDPIAENASAVSEEFGIKSFDTIDALLEVVDLVDIVTPTLSHFDCASQALKAGKHVFVEKPVTNTIEEAEELIRLSTEQGLKMQVGHVERFNPAFVAAQDYLKQPMFIETHRLAQFNPRGLDVPVVLDLMIHDIDVILKAVGSEVEKISASGVNVVADTPDIANARLEFANGCVANLTTSRIAVKNMRKSRFFQKDAYVAVDFLEKKSEIVRMQEATGDEGPFSMVLDLGEGKGKKEIIFENPKVHPTNAIREELFTFHEAIVKDTEPIVTIEDGYKALKVAHEILDEIQKKLMKIG from the coding sequence ATGCTTAAAATAGGCGTTCTCGGAGCAGGCCATCTTGGCAAAATTCATATCAAGTGCATCAAAGATATTCCAGAATATGAACTGGTTGGGTTTTACGATCCGATTGCTGAAAATGCCAGTGCTGTTTCTGAAGAGTTTGGCATCAAGAGTTTCGACACTATTGACGCGCTATTAGAGGTGGTCGATTTAGTGGATATTGTTACCCCGACACTATCCCACTTTGATTGTGCCAGTCAGGCCTTAAAAGCTGGTAAGCATGTTTTTGTTGAGAAACCTGTCACCAATACGATTGAGGAAGCCGAAGAATTAATTCGTTTATCTACGGAGCAAGGTTTAAAGATGCAGGTAGGTCATGTCGAAAGGTTCAACCCTGCCTTTGTAGCTGCTCAAGATTACCTCAAGCAGCCGATGTTTATTGAAACACATCGACTTGCACAATTCAACCCTCGCGGCTTAGATGTACCCGTGGTACTAGACTTAATGATTCACGATATCGATGTGATTCTCAAGGCTGTTGGTTCTGAAGTCGAAAAGATTTCTGCGAGTGGGGTTAACGTGGTTGCTGATACGCCAGACATAGCTAATGCCAGACTCGAGTTTGCCAATGGCTGTGTTGCCAACCTGACCACAAGCCGTATAGCAGTGAAAAACATGCGCAAATCACGTTTCTTCCAAAAGGATGCTTACGTAGCCGTAGACTTCCTGGAAAAGAAATCTGAAATCGTGCGCATGCAGGAAGCCACAGGTGATGAAGGACCATTCTCAATGGTATTGGATTTGGGAGAAGGAAAGGGCAAAAAAGAGATCATTTTCGAAAACCCGAAGGTGCATCCAACCAATGCCATCCGCGAAGAACTTTTCACCTTCCATGAAGCAATTGTCAAAGACACTGAACCAATTGTTACCATTGAAGATGGCTATAAAGCATTGAAAGTAGCGCACGAGATACTAGACGAAATTCAAAAAAAACTGATGAAAATCGGTTAA
- the lpxB gene encoding lipid-A-disaccharide synthase, with protein sequence MKYYIIAGEASGDMHAANMMKQLKLRDSEAYFRVWGGDRMAEEAQELAKHIRETSFMGVFAVVRHLKTIKQNFRFCEEDIMAFQPDVLILIDNSGFNLRIAKFVKNSKLSTRIFYYILPQAWAWKRKRVHTIQGWTDRRFAILPFEPDFYESYGYKVDYVGHPILDSMEKRKPELVERDQFLLDNGLDDKPIIALLPGSRKREIKTKLPKMLKVVKNFPDYQFVIAGSETIDTSLYDQYTKSSVKVLFGKTYDILNNSEAALVTSGTATLETALFKVPQVVCYKPGFVTYYLLKGIISINHICMVNLILDRRAVPELIEADLNEKRMTKTLQEILKPETRERILADYAELETKLGGTGASERVAQMMIDDLKKNN encoded by the coding sequence ATGAAGTATTATATCATAGCAGGTGAGGCCTCTGGCGATATGCATGCCGCCAACATGATGAAGCAGTTAAAACTGCGAGATTCTGAAGCCTATTTTAGGGTTTGGGGTGGTGATAGAATGGCGGAGGAGGCACAGGAACTTGCAAAACACATTCGTGAGACTTCATTTATGGGAGTGTTTGCCGTTGTCAGGCATTTGAAGACCATCAAGCAAAACTTCAGGTTCTGTGAAGAGGATATTATGGCTTTTCAGCCTGATGTGCTCATTTTGATAGACAATTCAGGTTTCAACTTGCGGATCGCCAAGTTTGTCAAGAATTCGAAACTGTCGACTCGCATCTTCTATTATATACTTCCTCAGGCTTGGGCCTGGAAAAGGAAAAGGGTTCATACCATTCAGGGATGGACCGATAGACGCTTTGCCATACTTCCTTTTGAACCGGATTTTTATGAATCCTACGGATACAAAGTGGATTATGTAGGGCACCCGATTCTCGATTCCATGGAGAAGCGAAAGCCCGAGCTAGTCGAACGGGATCAGTTTCTATTAGACAATGGTCTAGATGATAAGCCGATCATTGCGCTACTTCCTGGAAGCAGAAAGCGGGAGATCAAAACCAAGCTGCCTAAGATGCTCAAGGTGGTCAAAAACTTTCCTGACTACCAGTTTGTGATTGCGGGTTCTGAAACCATTGATACATCCCTATATGATCAGTATACCAAAAGTAGCGTCAAGGTACTTTTCGGAAAGACTTATGATATTCTAAATAATTCTGAGGCTGCATTGGTTACTTCGGGCACCGCGACTTTGGAAACTGCTTTATTCAAAGTACCGCAGGTGGTTTGTTATAAACCTGGCTTTGTGACCTATTATTTGCTCAAAGGGATCATCAGTATCAATCATATCTGCATGGTCAATCTGATACTGGATAGAAGAGCAGTTCCCGAATTGATTGAGGCAGACCTGAATGAGAAGCGAATGACGAAGACTCTTCAAGAGATACTCAAGCCAGAGACCAGAGAAAGAATTCTTGCTGACTACGCTGAATTAGAAACAAAACTAGGAGGTACAGGTGCTTCCGAACGAGTGGCTCAAATGATGATCGATGATTTGAAGAAGAATAATTAA
- the tnpA gene encoding IS200/IS605 family transposase, with protein sequence MPGTFSQIYIQVVFAVKGRRRLISPEWESELFKYITGIVTNKGHKLLAINGVEDHVHMLVGLSPSCRLSDLVREIKKSSNAFINENRLSKMKFEWQEGYGAFSYSQSAISNVIAYIQNQKEHHAKLSFKEEYKNFMTKFEIDHEDKYLFD encoded by the coding sequence ATGCCAGGTACCTTCTCACAAATTTATATTCAAGTTGTATTTGCAGTCAAGGGTAGGAGAAGATTGATTTCTCCTGAATGGGAAAGTGAATTGTTTAAATACATCACCGGCATAGTGACAAATAAGGGGCATAAGCTTTTAGCCATTAATGGTGTCGAAGATCATGTCCATATGCTAGTAGGTTTGTCTCCGTCCTGTCGCTTGTCTGATTTGGTAAGAGAAATTAAAAAGTCTTCCAATGCCTTTATCAATGAGAATCGACTCTCTAAGATGAAATTCGAGTGGCAAGAGGGTTATGGTGCTTTTTCATATAGCCAATCGGCCATCTCAAATGTGATAGCCTACATACAGAACCAGAAAGAACATCATGCGAAACTTTCCTTTAAAGAAGAGTACAAAAACTTCATGACCAAATTTGAAATCGATCATGAGGACAAGTACTTATTCGATTGA
- a CDS encoding ATP-binding protein produces MDKQTIVDKISQFPSLTEVPRTEIEWVVERGELQEFKTGETFFNRGDSIDRLFIMLEGATNFMMERNGQYMEVGRINAGDISGALPYSRAQSSSANGAAVLDSKVFTLNKSYFHDMICECQSFTEVLVHMMTDRVRSSTKSQQQSEKLMALGKLSAGLAHELNNPAAAIVRSSESLQEHLQHVPDKFKKVISMKVTNEQVDQVNELLFGKIKGGINKDESLMERTNREDELTDWLDDNGFGDCYMLSETLAEYGFCDTELDTMMDMLGAETFPSVLTWVENVLTTEKMVGEIKEASNRISKLVNSVKSYSHMDRSTEFEPTNVHEGLHSTITILNHKLKKSKVNLVENLDPDLPKIKAVSGELNQVWTNVIDNALDAMEEGGTLELSTTKNAVNVMVHITDSGPGIPEDIQSRIFEPFFTTKDVGKGTGLGLEVVKNIVDRHHGHIKLDSKPGKTTFEFCFPINAQ; encoded by the coding sequence ATGGATAAGCAAACCATAGTCGATAAGATTTCCCAATTCCCATCTTTGACAGAAGTACCACGTACCGAAATCGAGTGGGTGGTTGAAAGAGGGGAGTTACAAGAATTTAAAACAGGCGAGACCTTCTTCAATCGAGGCGACAGCATTGATCGATTGTTTATCATGCTGGAAGGTGCCACCAACTTCATGATGGAGCGTAACGGCCAGTATATGGAAGTGGGTCGCATTAATGCTGGCGACATCTCAGGGGCATTGCCCTATAGCAGAGCACAGTCCTCTTCGGCCAACGGAGCTGCAGTCTTGGATTCCAAGGTATTTACCTTAAACAAGTCTTACTTCCACGATATGATTTGTGAGTGCCAAAGCTTCACGGAGGTTTTGGTACACATGATGACGGACAGAGTGAGGAGCAGTACCAAATCTCAACAACAAAGCGAAAAATTGATGGCCCTTGGTAAGCTTTCCGCAGGCCTGGCCCATGAGTTGAATAACCCAGCGGCAGCCATCGTCAGAAGTTCCGAATCACTGCAAGAGCATTTGCAGCATGTTCCCGATAAGTTCAAAAAGGTGATCTCTATGAAGGTGACCAACGAACAGGTGGATCAGGTGAATGAATTACTCTTTGGAAAAATAAAGGGTGGTATCAACAAAGATGAATCGCTGATGGAGCGCACCAATCGAGAAGATGAACTCACCGATTGGCTAGATGATAATGGCTTTGGCGATTGCTATATGCTAAGCGAGACTTTGGCCGAATATGGTTTTTGTGATACCGAACTTGATACTATGATGGATATGCTGGGTGCGGAAACCTTTCCTTCTGTACTCACGTGGGTCGAAAATGTCCTGACTACCGAAAAGATGGTTGGAGAGATCAAAGAAGCTTCAAACCGAATTTCTAAGCTGGTCAACTCAGTAAAGAGCTATTCTCATATGGATCGTTCCACGGAATTTGAACCGACCAATGTACACGAAGGCCTTCACAGCACGATAACAATCCTCAACCATAAGTTGAAAAAGAGTAAGGTCAACCTAGTAGAGAACCTAGATCCCGATTTACCGAAGATTAAGGCGGTCTCGGGAGAGCTTAATCAGGTTTGGACCAATGTCATTGACAATGCACTGGATGCTATGGAAGAGGGTGGTACACTCGAATTATCGACTACAAAAAATGCCGTTAACGTGATGGTTCATATTACCGATTCGGGCCCCGGGATTCCAGAAGATATTCAAAGTCGAATATTCGAACCCTTTTTTACCACCAAGGACGTTGGTAAAGGAACAGGTTTGGGCCTCGAGGTGGTTAAAAACATTGTTGACAGGCATCACGGCCATATAAAACTCGATTCCAAACCAGGAAAAACTACTTTTGAATTTTGTTTCCCCATTAATGCGCAATAA
- a CDS encoding FAD-dependent oxidoreductase has protein sequence MAKLPIIFTVDDDEQVLAAIRRDVRKEYRQDYRIMSTTSAQEALEALKELKQKGEDVALFLSDQRMPEMTGVEFLEKAKELYPTAKRVLLTAYSDIEAAVKAINDVQLDYYLNKPWDPPEEKLYPTLNDLLDEWQINHIPVFRGIRLVGYQYSPKSHDIKDFLSRNLMPYQWLDVETEEAGQELLKLAEIEYSELPAVFFEDGSHLKNPSMTALGDKIGLQTKATEEMYDVVIIGAGPAGMAAAVYGGSEGLKTLLIEKHAPGGQAGTSSRIENYLGFPKGLSGADLTHRAITQAKRFGIEFLSPQSVTGIETKDNYKIVQLESGEKINAKAVIITTGVQYRHLESRGIDDFTGKGIYYGAATTEANACRGKNVYIVGGGNSAGQAAMYMAKFACDVHIVIRKPDLSSSMSQYLIDQIDGTDNIQLVPKTVIDGAVGDGNLECVELRNLDTNEVVKKPAGALLIFIGAKPYTDWTGDDVIKNDRGFVITGRDLLKEADHKKIWKKEREPYLLETSTPGILAAGDVRAGAMNRVASAVGEGAMAIKFVHEYLAEM, from the coding sequence ATGGCTAAATTACCAATCATATTTACTGTTGACGATGACGAACAAGTACTCGCTGCCATTAGAAGGGACGTCAGAAAAGAGTATAGGCAAGACTATCGTATTATGAGCACTACCTCCGCTCAGGAGGCACTGGAAGCACTGAAGGAATTGAAACAAAAAGGGGAAGACGTGGCTTTATTCCTTTCAGATCAGCGCATGCCAGAGATGACGGGTGTTGAGTTTCTTGAAAAGGCCAAAGAGCTTTATCCTACAGCCAAAAGAGTTCTTTTGACCGCTTACTCAGATATTGAGGCAGCCGTTAAAGCGATCAATGATGTGCAGCTTGATTACTATTTGAACAAACCCTGGGATCCGCCTGAAGAGAAACTTTATCCAACATTAAATGATCTGCTTGATGAGTGGCAAATCAATCACATTCCCGTTTTCAGAGGAATTAGATTAGTGGGTTATCAGTATTCACCAAAGTCGCATGATATCAAGGATTTCCTTTCCAGAAACCTAATGCCTTATCAGTGGCTCGATGTCGAGACAGAAGAGGCAGGTCAGGAATTATTGAAGTTGGCCGAAATTGAGTATTCAGAACTCCCAGCTGTCTTTTTTGAGGATGGTAGCCATTTGAAAAATCCGTCTATGACGGCATTGGGAGACAAAATTGGTCTTCAAACCAAGGCTACGGAGGAAATGTACGATGTCGTGATTATTGGAGCTGGTCCTGCGGGAATGGCTGCTGCGGTATATGGTGGCTCAGAGGGGCTCAAGACATTATTGATCGAGAAGCATGCGCCAGGTGGACAGGCAGGAACAAGTTCTCGAATAGAGAATTACTTAGGATTCCCGAAAGGGCTTTCCGGTGCCGATCTTACCCATAGGGCCATCACACAGGCCAAACGATTTGGTATAGAGTTTCTCTCACCACAATCTGTGACAGGCATTGAGACTAAGGATAATTACAAGATTGTTCAATTGGAGAGTGGTGAGAAGATCAACGCCAAAGCAGTGATTATCACAACAGGCGTGCAATACAGACACTTAGAATCTCGCGGAATCGATGACTTTACCGGAAAGGGTATCTATTATGGTGCGGCTACCACTGAAGCCAATGCCTGTAGAGGAAAGAATGTGTATATCGTAGGTGGAGGCAACTCCGCAGGGCAAGCTGCCATGTATATGGCGAAATTTGCTTGTGATGTCCATATTGTGATCCGTAAGCCAGATTTATCGTCTAGTATGAGTCAGTATTTGATCGATCAGATTGATGGTACTGATAATATCCAATTGGTGCCAAAAACCGTGATCGATGGTGCGGTAGGCGATGGTAACCTGGAATGTGTTGAATTGAGAAATCTAGATACTAATGAAGTAGTCAAGAAACCTGCTGGGGCTTTACTCATCTTTATTGGCGCTAAGCCTTATACCGATTGGACGGGAGATGATGTAATCAAGAATGATAGAGGCTTTGTGATCACAGGGCGTGACTTGCTCAAAGAAGCTGACCATAAGAAAATTTGGAAAAAGGAGCGAGAGCCTTATTTATTAGAAACTAGTACCCCAGGCATACTTGCCGCTGGAGATGTAAGAGCAGGAGCAATGAACCGTGTAGCTTCAGCCGTAGGTGAAGGCGCTATGGCCATTAAGTTTGTACATGAGTATTTAGCGGAGATGTGA
- a CDS encoding DUF4386 domain-containing protein, with amino-acid sequence MKHYISNTSPRKAAITVGVAFITSVVLVTIIDDFLLANFVIPGDTSTLEKDIEADRQSFILAVIGYFFVLILDSVIGLALYIVLKPASRKLAWYTAELRLLYAFTLMFGLFALVFQIIDVPDYASLKLFGYIFFALHLLVLGYSVFKSGYIPKSLGILLMFTSFTYIVFFIDSSGLTEILSLAIMLLMLIAELSLSIWLLWKRNGLPQRT; translated from the coding sequence ATGAAGCATTACATTTCCAATACATCACCAAGAAAGGCCGCGATTACCGTGGGAGTTGCATTTATCACCTCAGTAGTTCTGGTAACGATAATTGATGATTTCCTGCTAGCCAATTTTGTTATTCCCGGTGACACATCAACTTTAGAAAAAGATATTGAGGCTGATAGACAGTCATTCATTTTGGCTGTTATTGGGTATTTCTTTGTGCTCATACTTGATTCGGTTATTGGACTTGCGCTTTACATAGTCCTCAAACCGGCCAGCCGGAAGCTTGCCTGGTATACCGCAGAACTTAGGTTGCTCTATGCATTCACTTTAATGTTCGGATTGTTTGCCTTGGTATTTCAAATTATTGATGTTCCTGACTATGCCTCATTAAAACTATTTGGGTATATATTTTTCGCCTTGCACCTCCTTGTATTGGGTTATTCAGTCTTCAAATCAGGTTATATACCAAAAAGCCTGGGCATATTATTGATGTTCACATCATTCACCTATATCGTTTTCTTTATAGATAGCAGCGGTCTAACTGAAATCCTTTCCCTTGCCATTATGCTTCTTATGCTTATTGCAGAACTTTCGCTAAGTATCTGGCTACTCTGGAAAAGAAATGGATTGCCTCAAAGAACTTAA
- a CDS encoding iron chaperone — protein MEFKSVNEYFDSLPENTKEVLLELKDCILKAKPNATELLNYNIPAYALVENGKREQQIMIAGYKKHVGLYPHPTTMEKFDTELSEFKRSKGSVQFPLDKPLPKELIIRMIKYRIELFDTLGYDILNSSRDA, from the coding sequence ATGGAATTTAAAAGTGTGAACGAATACTTTGACTCGCTACCCGAAAACACGAAAGAGGTACTTTTGGAATTGAAGGATTGCATTCTTAAAGCAAAACCGAATGCAACTGAATTACTGAACTATAACATTCCTGCTTATGCTTTAGTGGAAAATGGAAAAAGAGAACAGCAGATTATGATTGCAGGATATAAAAAACACGTTGGACTTTATCCACACCCAACGACCATGGAAAAATTCGACACTGAATTGAGTGAATTTAAAAGGTCGAAGGGTTCAGTTCAGTTTCCATTGGATAAACCACTGCCCAAAGAGTTGATTATTCGAATGATAAAATATCGAATCGAATTATTCGATACTCTTGGCTATGATATCCTTAATTCATCCCGAGATGCATAG